In Populus nigra chromosome 1, ddPopNigr1.1, whole genome shotgun sequence, one genomic interval encodes:
- the LOC133695302 gene encoding DEAD-box ATP-dependent RNA helicase 37-like — MNKKNSWADLAANSAAENINAGSSANTGSVGSTPAAAPSRSTYVPPHLRNRAPSSDPPAAAHSGPAASNDHSGYGGGSRSGVPRNDFRGGYGGSSGRSGGWGNRGGWDRGREREVNPFGDADETEQPFSEQENTGINFDAYEDIPVETSGENVPPAVNTFAEIDLGEALNLNIRRCKYVKPTPVQRHAIPISLTGRDLMACAQTGSGKTAAFCFPIISGIMKMQDQSAQRPLRGARTVYPLALILSPTRELSMQIHEEAKKFSYQTGVKVVVAYGGAPIHQQLRELERGVDILVATPGRLVDLLERARVSLQMIKYLALDEADRMLDMGFEPQIRKIVEQMDMPPPGSRQTMLFSATFPKEIQRLASDFLASYVFLAVGRVGSSTDLIAQRVEFVQESDKRSHLMDLLYAQRANGVQGKQDLTLVFVETKKGADSLEHWLCINNFPATSIHGDRSQQEREQALRSFKSGNTPILVATDVAARGLDIPRVAHVVNFDLPNDIDDYVHRIGRTGRAGKSGLATAFFNEGNASMARPLSELMQEANQEVPAWLSRYAARASFGGKNRRSGGGRFGGRDFRRDSSSSRGNSDYYGGGSSGGYGGASGGYGGGGYGSGVTSAWD, encoded by the exons ATGAATAAGAAGAATTCATGGGCAGATTTGGCTGCAAATTCTGCAGCTGAGAACATAAATGCTGGTTCTTCTGCTAACACTGGAAGTGTAGGTTCTACTCCTGCAGCTGCCCCTTCCCGATCCACATACGTCCCTCCTCATCTCCGTAACCGTGCACCATCCTCAGACCCACCAGCTGCTGCTCATAGTGGGCCTGCAGCGAGTAATGATCATTCTGGGTATGGTGGTGGATCGCGCTCGGGTGTTCCAAGAAATGATTTCCGTGGTGGGTATGGTGGTAGCAGTGGGAGATCTGGTGGGTGGGGAAACAGAGGTGGCTGGGATCGTGGGAGAGAGCGGGAAGTAAATCCTTTTGGAGATGCTGACGAAACAGAGCAGCCATTTAGTGAGCAAGAGAATACTGGCATTAATTTTGATGCGTATGAAGATATTCCAGTTGAGACAAGTGGGGAGAATGTGCCACCAGCTGTAAATACCTTTGCAGAGATCGATTTGGGTGAGGCGTTGAATCTGAACATCCGCAGGTGCAAGTATGTGAAGCCCACGCCGGTGCAGCGGCATGCCATTCCAATCTCTCTTACAGGCCGGGACTTGATGGCCTGTGCCCAGACTGGTTCTGGGAAAACTGCTGCTTTCTGTTTCCCGATTATTAGTGGAATTATGAAAATGCAAGATCAGAGTGCACAAAGGCCACTTCGTGGAGCACGAACTGTGTACCCGCTAGCTCTTATTCTCTCTCCAACCAGAGAGCTTTCAATGCAG ATACATGAGGAAGCTAAGAAATTCTCATATCAAACTGGTGTTAAAGTGGTTGTTGCTTATGGAGGAGCACCAATTCACCAACAG CTGCGAGAACTGGAGAGAGGTGTTGATATTCTGGTGGCAACTCCAGGAAGATTGGTGGATTTGTTGGAGAGGGCTAGGGTGTCATTGCAGATGATCAAGTATTTGGCCTTAGATGAGGCAGATCGGATGCTGGATATGGGTTTTGAGcctcaaataagaaaaattgtgGAACAAATGGACATGCCTCCACCTGGTTCAAGACAGACAATGCTGTTCAGTGCTACCTTTCCAAAAGAGATACAG AGACTAGCTTCTGACTTTTTGGCAAGTTATGTCTTTTTGGCTGTTGGACGAGTGGGCTCAAGTACAGATTTGATTGCCCAAAGAGTTGAATTTGTTCAGGAGTCTGACAAAAGAAGTCACCTCATGGACCTCCTTTATGCACAGCGGGCGAATGGTGTTCAGGGCAAG CAAGATTTGACATTAGTATTTGTGGAGACTAAGAAGGGTGCTGATTCACTTGAGCATTGGCTATGCATTAATAATTTCCCTGCTACTAGCATACATGGTGATAGATCACAACAG GAAAGAGAACAGGCATTGCGCTCATTTAAATCTGGCAACACTCCAATTTTGGTAGCAACTGATGTTGCAGCACGTGGTCTTGATATTCCTCGTGTTGCACATGTGGTTAACTTTGATCTCCCAAACGATATTGATGATTATGTCCATCGTATCGGACGAACGGGACGAGCTGGAAAATCTGGTCTGGCAACTGCCTTCTTCAATGAGGGCAATGCATCAATGGCAAGGCCACTATCTGAACTAATGCAAGAAGCAAATCAAGAAGTACCTGCTTGGCTCTCTCGTTATGCAGCTCGTGCTTCCTTTGGAGGGAAGAACCGTCGTTCTGGGGGAGGTCGGTTTGGTGGCCGTGACTTTCGGAGGGATTCCTCTTCCAGTAGGGGCAATTCAGATTATTATGGTGGAGGAAGCAGTGGCGGGTATGGAGGGGCATCAGGCGGGTATGGTGGTGGAGGCTATGGTTCTGGGGTGACCAGTGCATGGGATTAA
- the LOC133695490 gene encoding serine/threonine-protein phosphatase PP2A-3 catalytic subunit: MSLDSVATNTHGNLDEEISQLMQCKPLSEQEVRALCEKAKEILMDESNVQPVKSPVTICGDIHGQFHDLAELFRIGGKCPDTNYLFMGDYVDRGYYSVETVTLLVALKVRYPQRITILRGNHESRQITQVYGFYDECLRKYGNANVWKIFTDLFDYFPLTALVESEIFCLHGGLSPSIETLDNIRNFDRVQEVPHEGPMCDLLWSDPDDRCGWGISPRGAGYTFGQDISEQFNHTNNLKLIARAHQLVMEGYNWGHEQKVVTIFSAPNYCYRCGNMASILEVDDCKGHTFIQFEPAPRRGEPDVTRRTPDYFL, encoded by the exons atgaGCTTGGATTCGGTGGCTACAAACACACATGGCAACCTTGATGAGGAAATTAGTCAGCTCATGCAGTGCAAGCCCTTATCAGAACAAGAG GTAAGGGCATTATGCGAGAAAGCCAAGGAGATTTTGATGGATGAAAGCAATGTTCAG CCTGTTAAAAGCCCTGTTACAATCTGTGGTGATATCCATGGTCAATTTCATGATCTAGCTGAGCTTTTTCGCATTGGCGGGAAG TGTCCAGATACAAATTACTTGTTCATGGGAGATTATGTTGACCGTGGCTATTATTCAGTAGAAACCGTAACA ctcCTGGTTGCCTTGAAAGTGCGTTATCCTCAACGGATTACTATTCTAAGGGGAAATCATGAAAGTCGTCAG ATTACTCAAGTTTATGGTTTCTATGATGAATGCCTGCGGAA gtatGGCAATGCTAATGTTTGGAAGATCTTTACAGATCTGTTTGATTATTTTCCACTGACAGCATTG GTTGAGTCGGAAATATTTTGCCTCCATGGTGGATTATCACCCTCCATTGAAACCCTTGATAACATTCGTAATTTTGATCGTGTTCAAGAAGTTCCCCATGAGGGTCCCATGTGTGATCTTTTGTGGTCTGACCCTGATGATCGCTGTGGTTGGGGCATCTCACCTAGGGGTGCTGGATATACCTTTGGTCAA GACATATCTGAGCAATTTAACCATACAAACAACTTAAAGCTGATTGCTAGAGCTCACCAGCTGGTTATGGAAGGATACAACTGGGGCCAT GAACAAAAGGTGGTTACTATCTTTAGTGCACCCAACTATTGCTACCGCTGTGGTAACATGGCTTCTATTTTGGAAGTTGATGACTGCAAGGGTCACACATTCATTCAG TTTGAGCCTGCTCCAAGGAGGGGTGAGCCAGATGTGACCCGGAGAACACCAGACTATTTCCTATGA
- the LOC133696014 gene encoding phytoene synthase 2, chloroplastic-like, producing MCSTFSLSAKPCTGADNGKFLHSKSLVTRARAEVIAAPKRSSQRAFPRLLKHGIPHTDLQVHEIVERQSQANSLSKQDICRKPEFHPAFLEEAYERCRNICAEYAKTFYLGTRLMTEERQKATWAIYVWCRRTDELVDGPNAVLMSTAVLDRWEERLQEIFDGRPYDMLDAALTDTISKFPLDIKPFRDMIEGMRMDTRKFRYDNFQELYLYCYYVAGTVGLMSVPVMGIAAESEASAQSIYNAALYLGIGNQLTNILRDVGEDALRGRVYLPQDELAQFGLCDQDVFARKVTDGWREFMKEQITRARFYFNLAEEGASKLEKASRWPVWSSLLVYQKILDAIEDNDYDNFTKRAYVGRTKKLLTLPLAYTKAQSMSSLILQ from the exons ATGTGTTCTACATTTTCACTTTCGGCTAAGCCTTGCACTGGGGCAGATAATGGCAAGTTCTTGCACTCAAAATCCTTGGTTACAAGAGCAAGAGCTGAAGTGATCGCAGCTCCTAAGAGATCAAGCCAACGTGCTTTTCCTCGGCTATTAAAACATGGAATTCCTCATACTGATCTTCAAGTACATGAAATTGTTGAGAGGCAGTCTCAGGCTAACAGCTTAAGCAAGCAAGATATCTGTAGAAAGCCGGAGTTCCATCCAGCGTTTCTTGAAGAAGCCTATGAAAGGTGCAGAAACATTTGCGCCGAATATGCCAAAACTTTTTATCTAG GAACTCGGCTGATGACAGAGGAGCGACAGAAAGCCACATGGGCAATTTATG TATGGTGCAGGAGGACAGATGAGCTGGTCGATGGACCTAATGCAGTGCTCATGAGCACTGCTGTTCTTGATAGGTGGGAAGAGAGGCTACAAGAAATCTTTGATGGACGCCCCTATGACATGCTCGATGCTGCACTTACAGATACAATTTCCAAGTTCCCTTTAGACATTAAG CCTTTTAGGGACATGATTGAAGGTATGAGAATGGATACGAGAAAATTCCGTTATGATAATTTTCAAGAGCTCTATCTTTATTGCTATTACGTTGCGGGCACAGTCGGCCTAATGAGCGTTCCAGTGATGGGAATTGCAGCAGAATCTGAAGCTTCTGCTCAAAGTATTTATAATGCGGCACTGTACTTGGGTATTGGAAACCAGCTTACAAACATTCTTAGAGATGTGGGAGAGGA TGCTTTGAGAGGGAGAGTTTATCTACCACAAGATGAGCTTGCACAGTTTGGGCTATGCGACCAAGATGTTTTCGCAAGAAAAGTCACTGATGGATGGAGAGAGTTCATGAAGGAGCAGATAACAAGGGCAAGATTCTATTTCAACCTTGCAGAAGAAGGGGCTTCAAAGCTTGAAAAGGCTAGCCGGTGGCCA GTATGGTCATCCCTACTAGTATACCAAAAAATCTTGGATGCAATTGAGGATAATGATTATGATAACTTCACAAAACGAGCTTATGTTGGAAGAACAAAGAAACTTCTCACATTGCCCCTGGCATACACAAAAGCTCAATCAATGTCTAGCTTGATCCTTCAGTAA